In Nocardioides faecalis, the following proteins share a genomic window:
- a CDS encoding maltokinase N-terminal cap-like domain-containing protein, whose protein sequence is MATASELLTHVDHEALHAYLDRARWFGSKGRGFTVSEVHVLGEVAPPPGEAAASPAPTDHSTRPAEAAREPRVVVALAEVAFDDGGEPERYQLPLALYDEPQERLDHAFVGRWPAPDGAATGTATDAGAEVVAYDAVQDRAAMALYLRSFETGSGSAIGFVRLGGHELDLTAPGSPFTGEQSNSSVFFGEDSVLKLFRKVTPGENPDVTTHRVLTEAGSTHVAHLYGWIEHDETHLGMLQQFLRTASDGWGIALASVRDLFAEADLHAEEVGGDFASEAARLGEALAEVHAQLREAFPTDTVDAAHVAQVMTDRLEAAIEVVPQLAEHADAARAVFAAMAGLGELPVQRVHADLHLGQTLRTVGGWKLVDFEGEPAKTMDERVRPDSPWRDVAGMTRSFDYAPHAVAASMPEQDPDVLHQRAIRAGEWARRNRKAFLAAYCGDAGFGAEDRTLLTAYVVDKAIYECVYEARNRPTWLSIPLEGVARLTSD, encoded by the coding sequence ATGGCCACCGCCAGCGAGCTGCTCACCCACGTCGACCACGAGGCGCTGCACGCCTACCTGGACCGGGCCCGATGGTTCGGCAGCAAGGGCCGCGGGTTCACCGTGAGCGAGGTCCACGTCCTGGGCGAGGTGGCCCCGCCGCCCGGCGAGGCGGCCGCGAGCCCGGCGCCCACCGACCACAGCACCCGGCCGGCCGAGGCCGCCCGGGAGCCGCGGGTCGTGGTCGCGCTGGCCGAGGTGGCCTTCGACGACGGCGGCGAGCCGGAGCGCTACCAGCTCCCGCTGGCGCTGTACGACGAGCCGCAGGAGCGTCTCGACCACGCGTTCGTCGGCCGCTGGCCCGCCCCTGACGGTGCCGCGACCGGTACCGCGACGGACGCCGGCGCCGAGGTGGTCGCCTACGACGCGGTGCAGGACCGGGCCGCCATGGCCCTGTACCTGCGCTCGTTCGAGACGGGCAGCGGCAGCGCGATCGGGTTCGTGCGCCTCGGTGGCCACGAGCTGGACCTCACCGCCCCGGGCAGCCCGTTCACCGGGGAGCAGTCGAACTCCTCTGTCTTCTTCGGCGAGGACTCGGTGCTCAAGCTGTTCCGCAAGGTGACGCCCGGGGAGAACCCCGACGTGACCACCCACCGGGTGCTGACCGAGGCCGGCTCCACGCACGTGGCACACCTGTACGGCTGGATCGAGCACGACGAGACCCACCTCGGCATGCTCCAGCAGTTCCTGCGCACGGCCAGCGACGGCTGGGGCATCGCACTGGCCAGCGTCCGCGACCTGTTCGCCGAGGCGGACCTGCACGCCGAGGAGGTCGGCGGCGACTTCGCCAGCGAGGCGGCGCGGCTCGGCGAGGCGCTGGCTGAGGTGCACGCCCAGCTGCGGGAGGCCTTCCCCACCGACACCGTCGACGCCGCTCACGTCGCGCAGGTGATGACCGACCGGCTCGAGGCAGCCATCGAGGTGGTGCCGCAGCTGGCCGAGCACGCGGACGCCGCGCGGGCGGTGTTCGCGGCGATGGCCGGGCTCGGCGAGCTGCCGGTGCAGCGCGTGCACGCCGACCTGCACCTGGGGCAGACGCTGCGCACGGTCGGCGGCTGGAAGCTCGTCGACTTCGAGGGCGAGCCAGCCAAGACCATGGACGAGCGGGTGCGCCCGGACAGCCCGTGGCGTGATGTCGCGGGGATGACCCGGTCCTTCGACTACGCCCCGCACGCGGTCGCCGCGTCAATGCCCGAGCAGGACCCCGACGTCCTGCACCAGCGTGCGATCCGCGCCGGCGAGTGGGCCCGGCGCAACCGCAAGGCGTTCCTGGCGGCGTACTGCGGCGACGCCGGGTTCGGTGCCGAGGACCGCACCCTGCTCACCGCCTACGTGGTGGACAAGGCGATCTACGAGTGCGTCTACGAGGCCCGCAACCGGCCGACGTGGCTGTCGATCCCGCTGGAGGGCGTCGCCCGGCTGACGAGCGACTGA
- the treS gene encoding maltose alpha-D-glucosyltransferase, whose amino-acid sequence MVLNTEPEWFRTAVFYEVLVRSFRDSNGDGTGDFRGLTEKLDYLQWLGVDCLWVPPFFTSPLRDGGYDVADYTGILPEIGTTEDFHAFLDAAHERGIRVIIDFVMNHTSDAHPWFQASRSDPEGPYGDFYVWSDTDELYSDARIIFVDTEPSNWTWDPVRQQYYWHRFFHHQPDLNFDNPAVHDAMMEAMAFWLDMGLDGFRLDAVPYLYERPGTNGENLPETHEFLRKVRRFVDEKYPGRVLLCEANQWPADVVEYFGDPSVGGDECHMAFHFPVMPRIFMAVRRESRFPISEIMEQTPQIPDGCQWGIFLRNHDELTLEMVTDEDRDYMWGEYAKDPRMKANIGIRRRLAPLLDNDTNQIELFTALLLSLPGSPVLYYGDEIGMGDNIWLGDRDAVRTPMQWTPDRNAGFSSATPGKLHLPTIQDPVYGYQSVNVEAQLENPSSLLHWTRRMIHIRRQHDAFGLGTFTDLGGSNPTVLSYLRELPDPEGGEDDLILCVNNLSRFPQPVELDLRRFEGRVPVELLGGVPFPAIGELPYLLTLSGHGFYWFRLTDPHTTGRPVL is encoded by the coding sequence ATGGTGCTCAACACCGAGCCCGAGTGGTTCCGCACCGCGGTGTTCTACGAGGTGCTGGTGCGCTCGTTCCGCGACTCCAACGGCGACGGCACCGGCGACTTCCGCGGCCTGACGGAGAAGCTGGACTACCTGCAGTGGCTCGGCGTGGACTGCCTGTGGGTGCCGCCGTTCTTCACCTCGCCGCTGCGCGACGGTGGGTACGACGTCGCGGACTACACCGGGATCCTGCCCGAGATCGGCACCACCGAGGACTTCCACGCCTTCCTCGACGCCGCGCACGAGCGGGGCATCCGGGTGATCATCGACTTCGTCATGAACCACACCAGCGACGCGCACCCGTGGTTCCAGGCCTCCCGCAGCGATCCCGAGGGTCCCTACGGCGACTTCTACGTGTGGTCCGACACCGACGAGCTCTATTCGGACGCCCGGATCATCTTCGTCGACACCGAGCCGTCGAACTGGACGTGGGACCCGGTGCGCCAGCAGTACTACTGGCACCGGTTCTTCCACCACCAGCCCGACCTCAACTTCGACAACCCGGCCGTCCACGACGCCATGATGGAGGCGATGGCGTTCTGGCTCGACATGGGCCTCGACGGCTTCCGCCTCGACGCGGTCCCCTACCTCTACGAGCGGCCCGGCACCAACGGCGAGAACCTGCCGGAGACGCACGAGTTCCTCAGGAAGGTGCGCCGCTTCGTCGACGAGAAGTACCCGGGCCGGGTGCTGCTGTGCGAGGCCAACCAGTGGCCGGCCGACGTGGTGGAGTACTTCGGCGACCCGAGCGTGGGTGGCGACGAGTGCCACATGGCCTTCCACTTCCCGGTGATGCCGCGCATCTTCATGGCGGTGCGCCGCGAGTCGCGGTTCCCGATCTCGGAGATCATGGAGCAGACGCCGCAGATCCCGGACGGGTGCCAGTGGGGCATCTTCCTGCGCAACCACGACGAGCTCACCTTGGAGATGGTGACCGACGAGGACCGCGACTACATGTGGGGCGAGTACGCCAAGGACCCCCGGATGAAGGCCAACATCGGCATCCGGCGACGGCTGGCCCCACTCCTCGACAACGACACCAACCAGATCGAGCTGTTCACCGCGCTGCTGCTGTCGCTGCCGGGCTCGCCGGTGCTCTACTACGGCGACGAGATCGGGATGGGCGACAACATCTGGCTCGGTGACCGCGACGCGGTCCGCACGCCGATGCAGTGGACTCCGGACCGCAACGCCGGGTTCTCCTCCGCCACCCCGGGCAAGCTGCACCTGCCGACCATCCAGGACCCGGTCTACGGCTACCAGAGCGTCAACGTGGAGGCGCAGCTGGAGAACCCCTCCTCGCTGCTGCACTGGACGCGGCGGATGATCCACATCCGCCGCCAGCACGACGCCTTCGGCCTGGGCACCTTCACCGACCTGGGCGGGTCGAACCCCACCGTGCTGTCCTACCTGCGCGAGCTGCCCGATCCCGAGGGCGGCGAGGACGACCTGATCCTGTGCGTGAACAACCTGTCCCGCTTCCCCCAGCCGGTGGAGCTGGACCTGCGCCGCTTCGAGGGCCGGGTGCCGGTCGAGCTGCTGGGCGGCGTCCCGTTCCCCGCGATCGGCGAGCTGCCGTACCTGCTCACCCTGAGCGGCCACGGGTTCTACTGGTTCCGGCTGACCGACCCCCACACGACCGGAAGGCCGGTGCTGTGA
- a CDS encoding alpha-1,4-glucan--maltose-1-phosphate maltosyltransferase, translated as MVGRIPVIDVTPVLEAGPAGGRLPAKASLGEPLPVRATVFREGHDKLGAEVVLVAPDGSRRDPVRMRLLPVTDRHSVDRYEAWVQPDSTGPWAFEVHAWSDPVATWQHAAGIKIPAGLDVELMFAEGALLLERVLAGVPKRTKAGKADAEILKAALSAARDTDRPVEARLAQLESPELQAVLTARPLRDLLTVEGPFELYVDRQRALFGSWYEFFPRSEGARLDPETGAVVSGTFRTAAERLPAVAQMGFDIIYLPPIHPIGEVNRKGPNNAVLAAGEPLPADWAGSPWAIGSRFGGHDAIHPDLGTLADFDAFVDRARGLGLEVALDLALQAAPDHPWVAAHPEWFTTRADGSIAYAENPPKKYQDIYPVNFDAHDYDHPESLATEVLRVVRHWMDHGVRIFRVDNPHTKPPAFWQWLLAKVRESDPDVLFLSEAFTKPPMLQTLGAIGFHQSYTYFTWRVTKEDLEEYLLEVSHESAHRVRPNFWVNTPDILHEFLQYGGPAAFRIRAVLAATGSPSWGMYAGYELCEHLAVRPGSEEYLDSEKYQVRVRDWSRAEETGHGLPSYVTRLNRVRRAHPALQLLRNLTVHATDSEHVLCFSKSAGEDRVIVVVNLDPHQARETMVHLDLPALRLAPGGSFVVRDEMTGSAWTWGEHNYVRLDPAQPAHVLTVEGSA; from the coding sequence ATGGTCGGACGCATCCCCGTGATCGACGTGACACCCGTGCTCGAAGCCGGTCCCGCAGGGGGCCGGCTTCCCGCTAAGGCGAGCCTCGGCGAGCCGCTGCCGGTACGAGCCACGGTGTTTCGTGAAGGACACGACAAGCTCGGCGCGGAGGTGGTCCTCGTCGCCCCGGACGGCTCGCGACGCGACCCGGTCCGGATGCGGTTGCTGCCGGTGACCGACCGGCACTCGGTGGACCGCTACGAGGCCTGGGTGCAGCCCGACAGCACCGGCCCCTGGGCCTTCGAGGTGCACGCCTGGTCCGACCCCGTCGCCACCTGGCAGCACGCCGCCGGCATCAAGATCCCCGCCGGGCTGGACGTCGAGCTGATGTTCGCCGAGGGCGCCCTGCTGTTGGAGCGGGTGCTCGCCGGGGTGCCGAAGCGCACCAAGGCCGGCAAGGCCGACGCCGAGATCCTCAAGGCCGCGCTCAGCGCCGCCCGCGACACCGACCGGCCCGTGGAGGCCCGGCTGGCGCAGCTGGAGTCGCCCGAGCTGCAGGCGGTGCTCACCGCCCGCCCGCTGCGCGACCTGCTCACCGTCGAAGGCCCCTTCGAGCTGTACGTCGACCGGCAGCGCGCGCTGTTCGGCAGCTGGTACGAGTTCTTCCCGCGCTCGGAGGGAGCGCGGCTCGACCCGGAGACGGGTGCGGTCGTCTCCGGCACGTTCCGCACCGCCGCCGAGCGGCTGCCGGCCGTGGCGCAGATGGGTTTCGACATCATCTACCTGCCTCCGATCCACCCGATCGGGGAGGTCAACCGCAAGGGACCCAACAACGCCGTGCTCGCCGCGGGCGAGCCCCTGCCCGCCGACTGGGCGGGATCGCCGTGGGCGATCGGCAGCCGCTTCGGCGGCCACGACGCGATCCACCCCGACCTCGGCACGCTCGCCGACTTCGACGCGTTCGTGGACCGGGCCCGCGGCCTCGGCCTGGAGGTCGCCCTCGACCTGGCACTGCAGGCCGCGCCGGACCACCCCTGGGTCGCCGCGCACCCGGAGTGGTTCACCACCCGCGCCGACGGCTCCATCGCCTACGCCGAGAACCCGCCGAAGAAGTACCAGGACATCTACCCGGTCAACTTCGACGCCCACGACTACGACCACCCCGAGTCCCTCGCGACCGAGGTGCTGCGCGTCGTACGGCACTGGATGGACCACGGGGTCCGGATCTTCCGGGTGGACAACCCGCACACCAAGCCGCCGGCCTTCTGGCAGTGGCTGCTGGCCAAGGTGCGCGAGTCCGACCCCGACGTGCTGTTCCTCTCCGAGGCGTTCACGAAGCCGCCGATGCTGCAGACGCTCGGCGCGATCGGGTTCCACCAGTCCTACACGTACTTCACCTGGCGCGTGACCAAGGAGGACCTCGAGGAGTACCTGCTCGAGGTCTCCCACGAGTCCGCGCACCGGGTGCGCCCCAACTTCTGGGTCAACACCCCCGACATCCTGCACGAGTTCCTGCAGTACGGCGGTCCGGCGGCGTTCCGGATCCGCGCGGTGCTCGCCGCGACCGGCTCGCCCAGCTGGGGCATGTACGCCGGCTACGAGCTGTGCGAGCACCTCGCGGTGCGTCCGGGCAGCGAGGAGTACCTGGACTCGGAGAAGTACCAGGTCCGGGTGCGCGACTGGAGCCGGGCGGAGGAGACCGGGCACGGCCTGCCGTCGTACGTCACCCGGCTGAACCGGGTGCGCCGCGCGCACCCCGCCCTGCAGCTGCTGCGCAACCTCACCGTGCACGCCACCGACTCCGAGCACGTGCTGTGCTTCAGCAAGAGCGCCGGTGAGGACCGGGTGATCGTGGTCGTCAACCTCGACCCGCACCAGGCCCGGGAGACGATGGTGCACCTGGACCTGCCCGCCCTCCGGCTGGCGCCGGGCGGCTCCTTCGTGGTGCGCGACGAGATGACCGGGTCGGCATGGACCTGGGGTGAGCACAATTACGTCAGGCTGGACCCGGCTCAGCCGGCCCACGTCCTGACCGTGGAGGGGAGCGCATGA
- a CDS encoding molybdopterin molybdotransferase MoeA yields the protein MSTSLRTVAEHQQHVAGLLVPDGPAASGPGRPPTETVDLDAARGRVLAAPVHAPEPLPAFDNSAMDGYAVRAVDVAGATAQQPVTLPVAGDVPAGAALTDLAPGTALRIMTGAPVPRGADAVVEVEVTDGGTDVVRIDAAREAGRFVRPAGSDVSAGQQVLAEGALLGPAQVGLLAALGITRVVVRRRPRVLVVSTGSELAEDPVPGAGQIRDANGALLAAAVAEAGGVAVRRLWVADDVPAFLALLDSELAGGDVDLVLTSGGVSAGAYEVVKEALGPRGVEFVKVAMQPGMPQGSGLVGGVPVVCLPGNPVSALTSFEVFVRPALRRAHGHPVPHRPVLRVALTEPLVPLAGKRQLRRGRLDRAAGTVTPWGPAGSGFLGWFAGADALIDLPPAGAPLNVGDEVEVWDLASG from the coding sequence ATGAGCACCTCACTGCGCACCGTCGCCGAGCACCAGCAGCACGTCGCCGGCCTCCTCGTGCCCGACGGCCCGGCCGCCTCCGGGCCCGGCCGACCGCCCACCGAGACCGTCGACCTGGACGCGGCGCGGGGACGGGTGCTGGCCGCGCCGGTCCACGCCCCCGAGCCGCTGCCGGCCTTCGACAACTCCGCGATGGACGGCTACGCGGTGCGGGCCGTCGACGTGGCGGGCGCCACCGCGCAGCAGCCCGTGACGCTGCCTGTCGCCGGGGACGTGCCGGCCGGCGCCGCGCTCACCGACCTGGCGCCCGGCACCGCGCTGCGGATCATGACCGGAGCCCCGGTGCCCCGCGGGGCCGACGCGGTCGTGGAGGTGGAGGTCACCGACGGGGGCACCGACGTGGTGCGGATCGACGCCGCACGCGAGGCCGGTCGCTTCGTGCGGCCCGCCGGCTCCGACGTCTCCGCCGGGCAGCAGGTGCTCGCCGAGGGTGCCCTGCTCGGACCGGCCCAGGTCGGGCTGCTGGCCGCGCTCGGCATCACCCGGGTCGTCGTACGACGCCGGCCGCGGGTGCTGGTCGTGTCCACCGGCTCGGAGCTGGCCGAGGACCCGGTGCCCGGCGCCGGGCAGATCCGCGACGCCAACGGGGCGCTGCTGGCCGCCGCCGTCGCGGAGGCCGGCGGGGTCGCGGTGCGCCGGCTGTGGGTGGCCGACGACGTGCCGGCCTTCCTGGCGCTGCTGGACTCCGAGCTCGCCGGCGGCGACGTCGACCTCGTGCTCACCTCGGGCGGCGTCAGCGCCGGGGCCTACGAGGTGGTCAAGGAGGCGCTGGGCCCGCGCGGCGTCGAGTTCGTCAAGGTCGCCATGCAGCCGGGGATGCCGCAGGGCTCCGGCCTCGTCGGCGGCGTCCCGGTGGTCTGCCTGCCGGGCAACCCGGTCAGCGCGCTGACCTCCTTCGAGGTGTTCGTCCGGCCCGCGCTGCGCCGGGCCCACGGCCACCCCGTGCCGCACCGGCCGGTGCTGCGCGTCGCACTCACCGAGCCGCTGGTCCCGTTGGCCGGCAAGCGCCAGCTGCGCCGTGGCCGGCTCGACCGGGCCGCGGGCACCGTCACCCCCTGGGGACCGGCCGGATCGGGCTTCCTGGGCTGGTTCGCAGGCGCCGACGCGCTCATCGACCTACCACCCGCTGGCGCCCCGCTGAACGTCGGGGACGAGGTGGAAGTGTGGGATTTGGCCTCCGGCTAA